Genomic window (Campylobacter magnus):
TCCGCAAAAATAATTGTGTGCCTTTTGAGTTTAATACAATAGGCGTTGATGATGGAATAGCCATGGGTCATAGCGGTATGCTTTATTCGCTGCCTAGTCGTGAGATCATCGCAAACTCTATTGAGACTGTGATGAGCGCACACGCGCTAGATGCTCTAATCTGCATCCCAAACTGCGATAAAATCGTGCCTGGTATGCTAATGGGTGCTTTAAGAGTAAATGTGCCTACAATTTTTGTTAGTGGTGGGCCAATGAGAGCTGGCGTGGGCAAAAACGGAGAAGCCCTAGATCTAAACTCAGCTTTTGAGGCAGTTGGTGCATATGAAACTGGAAAAATAGATGAGAGCGAACTTCACGCAATAGAGTGCGCTTGCTGTCCTGGTGGTGGATCTTGCTCTGGTATGTTTACAGCAAATTCTATGAATACACTTTGTGAGGCTATGGGAATTGCCCTTAGTGGAAATGGCACGATTTTGGCTCTTAGCCCTGAGCGTGAGGAGCTTTTGAGAGCGGCTGCTAGGCGTATTTGCCAGATCGCCCTAGATGATAAGTATAAAATCAAAAATATCATAAACGCCCGCTCAATCCGTAACGCAATGGTCGTGGATATGGCGATGGGTGGTAGCTCAAATACGATTTTACACATGCTAGCAATAAGCCGTGAGGCTGACGCGCCGCTTGGTATTGCAGAGCTAAATGACATTAGCCGCGCAGTCCCACACATCACAAAAGTAGCCCCAAGTGAGCCTAGCATACACATGCAAGATGTGCACGCTGCTGGCGGTCTAGCTGCTATCATAAAAGAAATCAGCGAACACGATTCAAGCCTACTTGATCTAAATGCTGCTGTAATCGAGGGTGGCGATATGGCTGGACGCATAAAAAATGCAAAAATTAGCGACGAAAAAATCATACGCCGCGCAAATAACGCCCACTCACAGCGTGGTGGCTTGGCTATACTTTTTGGCAATTTAGCCGAGCAAGGCTGTGTGATAAAAGCAGCTGGAATCATCGGCGAGCGTAAGTTTAAAGGCAAGGCAATCTGCTTTAATAGCCAAGATGAAGCAATAGCAGGCATCAGCACTGGTAAGGTACAAAAAGGTCATGTAGTAGTGATCCGCTACGAAGGGCCAAAAGGCGGTCCTGGCATGCAAGAAATGCTAAGCCCAACTAGCCTAATCGTAGGTCGTGGGCTAGGCGCTGATGTGGCTCTCATCACTGATGGGCGCTTTAGCGGCGCAACTAGGGGGCTTAGCATAGGGCATGTTAGCCCAGAGGCTGCTGAGGGCGGGCTAATAGGTCTGCTTAAAGACGGCGATGAGATTGAAATAGATGTTGATAGCTTTAGCATAAATGCGCTGCTTAGTGCTGATGAGATAGCAAAACGCAAAAGCGAGTGGAAATACGCTGGCAAGGAAGTGACAAGCAAGTGGCTAAGACAATATCAAAAACTAGTAACAAATGCTAGCAATGGAGCGATTTTAGAGGCCTAGAGTTTGGCGTGGTGGCTAGAATTCCCTGTCATCCCCCAGCTTGACTGGGGGATCTCTATATAGAATTCTAGATTTAGGTAAATTTTTCTTAGGAATTCTAGATTTAGGAATTTTAGGTTATGGAATTTTAGTTTAGAGAATTCTAGAATTCCTAGGCTTTTTGGGGGTTAGGGGGTATTTTTTAGGAATTCTAGATTTAGGAATTCTAGAATTCCTAGGGAATTCTAAACTCGTGCTGTCCTTTAAAATTCGCGGTAGCGGCAGTAAAAATTAGGCTCCAAGATTTTTTTGCTTCGCATCCGCTGGTTGCTTCGCACCCGATGGGTGAGCGATTTTTAGTTTTAAAGCCGCTGCGCTAGCCGTGGGGCGCCGTAGCGGTAGCGTTCGCAAAAGTTTTGCGACAGCTTTTCAAGCGTAGCACAGGAAAGCGAGCAAAAGCTTTTGCGTAAGGCGCAGGGCTGCGCAAGACTTTAAGGCTAAAAAGCGCATAAAAGCTGAGCCAGCCGATAAAAAAACAATTGTTAGGGAATTCTAGAATTCCTAAATCACAAAAAAGACAAAGCAAGAAAATGGAATTTTTACAATACTTAAGCGAGGGCAATGTTGTTACATTTTTTTTGCTGCTGCTGCGCATGAGCGGGCTAGTGGTGTTTTTTCCATTTTTTTCACATATGCAAGTGCCTGTGGTGATAAAAAGCGCATTTGCCTTTGTGCTTACGATTTTTTTGCTACCTTTTACGCCGGTGGTTAGCACAGGGCTAAGCCTAGAATATCTCGTGCTTGAGAGCATTTCAGAGCTGCTTTTTGGGCTGGCTGCTGGGGCTATGCTAAGCATTTGTTTTGCCGCTTTAAGCCTAGCAGGCGAGCAGATTAGTATGGTTATGGGCTTTTCTATGGCAAATGTGATGGACCCACAAACCGGCGTTCAAAGTCCGCTTATCTCAAATGTGCTAACGCTCATCGTGCTAACAGCCTTTCTTATTGCTGATGGGCATCATATTATTTTGCAATTCATGGCAAAAAGCGTGTCGCTGCTTGAGCTTGGCAGCTTTTATCCAAGCCAAAATATTTGGAGCTACGCTTCAAAAAGCGTGGTAAATATGTTTTTATTTGGCTTTATTATATCATTTCCTATACTTGCGCTTTCTTTTATGAGTGATTTTATTTTTGGGATGCTTATGAAAACTATGCCACAATTTAATCTTTTAGTCGTGGGTTTTCCTATTAAAATCGTAGTGGCATTTGGGGTGCTAATAGCGACTATTGCGGCAATTGTCAAGCTTTTTGTAGTGCTTTTGACAAGAGTTTTAAATGATTTGCCATTTTTGTTTTTTTAAAGTAAATTTTGCTAGAATAGACAAATTTTTTTGGGATAAAACATGAAAGTAATACTACTAAATCAAAATCCAGCCGTCTCTCGTCTAGTTAGGCTAAGCATAGAAAAAATCGGCTACAAACTTGAAGAATACTCAAACATAGCCCAGCTTGATGAGCAAAATCCAGCTGATGTTTTTATCTGTGATCATGAACTAGTTGATGATAGCGTGGATTACACACCTTTTGGTAAGCATATTATCTTTTTAGTGCCACGAAATTTTGCCAAAAAGCTTGGCAAGCACACGCTTGAAAAGCCGTTTTTGCCTACTGATTTTATGGATTTTGTAAAGAGAGTGGCTACTAGCGGCGATGATGAAGCAGAACTACAAGAGCCTAGCAGCAGTGATTTTAGTGATACTAGCGCAGAGAATTTTTCTAGTGATATTAATGATTTAGATTTAGATAGTTTTGGTGATTTTGATACTTTAGCTGATGATGATTTGACTAGCCAAAGTGATAGTACTAATAAACCTAGCGATGAGAGTGCTAAGAGTGATGAGGGCTTGTCTGGTAGCAAGCTAGCCCAGGACTTAGATGAACCAAGCGAGCTAGATACAAAGAATCTTGATGATATTTTAGGACAGCTGGATTTTGAAGATGATGAGAGCAAGCAGACAAGTGATGAGAGCAAAGAAGTAGCGCAAATCACTAATGTAAGCAAAAAAAGTGATGAGGGGCTTGATACTACGCTCTCAGAATCTTTTGTAGAAGGTGGAGAAGACGATCTAATAGAAGATAGAATTCCAGCCCAGCTAGCTAGCAGTGATGTTAATGAACAAGATGATTTAATAGAAGAGAGTATCCCAGAAAATCTAGCCGATGAGAAAAAAGAGCAATTAGCCCAGCTAAGCTCTATGGTAGATGAAATAGATAATATGGACAAGCAAAAAAGCAGTGCTGAAGAAAGCGATGATAGTTTAGATATGAGTGATTTTAAAGACTTAGTTGGCGTTAGCGACAAAGCAGAGACTAAAGAAGAAAGCACAAATGAAGTAGCCGGACTTGAGGAAATCGCAGAAGATGTAGCCCCAGCTGATGAAATAGAAGAACTTGATGAAGTTGTAGCAGATGAGATGTCAGCATCTAGCAAACTAAGTCAAGAAGAGCAAGTAGCTAGTCTAAAAGAAGAAATGGCAAAAGCTGAGGAGAAAACAGCAGCTGTAACGGACGAGGGCAATGAAGATATAGAACTTAGCGAAGCGGCCGGGATAGCAGAAGCTAGCGATGAAATAGTAGCTGATGAAGCAGCTAATGATGATGATAGCTTGGATATGACTGATTTTAAAGAGCTTGTTGGCGTTAGCGATGATGACATAGCAGAAACTAGCGATGAAATCTCTAAAATCAGCGAAGTTAGAGATGAAATTAGCAAAGTTGCCGAAATAGCAGAAGCTAGTGATGAAATAGTAGCTGATGAAATAGCTAGCGATGATGATAGCTTGGATATGACTGATTTTAAAGACTTAGTTGGCGTTAGTGATGATGACATAGCAGAAACTAGCGATGAAATCTCTAAAATCAGCGAAGTTAAGGATGAAATTAGCAAAGTTGCCAAGATAGCAGAAGCTAGTGATGAAGTAGTAGCTGATGAAGTAGCCAAAACTAGCGATGAAGTAGCTAGTGGCGATGATGAGTTTGCTGGTATTAGCGAGAGTGATTTGGCTAGGGCTTTGGGGCTTGATATAGCTGGGCTTTCTAGCGAGCAAGAAAAGCCAAAAGAGCAAAAAAACAATGCAGATATAGAACAAGCAAAATCTCAAATCAGCTCACAAATCACCGAGACAATAGGTGCTACGCTAGCTAGCTCGCCAGCACTAAAAGAGGCGATAAAAGGCATGAAAATTAAGATTAACATAAGCTTTGAGGAGTAGTGGTGAGTAGACAAATTTTGCTAATCAGCGGACCTAGTGGTTCTGGTAAAAGCTCGCTGCTCTCAAAGCTTTTTGCTGAGTTTAAAGATAAGCTTTATTTTTCAATCTCAAGCACCACAAGAGCTGCTAGGCAGGGTGAAAAAGACGGCGTGAATTATCATTTTATAAGCCAAGAGCAGTTTCAAGCTGATATTAACGCTGGGCTTTTTTTGGAGTGGGCAAATGTACATGGTAATCTCTATGGCACGAGCCTGCGACCTGTAACGCATGCGCTAAATGAGGGTAAAGTAGTGGTCTTTGATATAGATGTTCAAGGCTATTTTCTAGCCAAAAAGCAGTATCCTAAAGAAATCACCGCTGTTTTTATCAGCACGAAAAACTCTAGTATCCTAGCCTCTCGCTTAGAAAATAGAGGCAGTGAAAGTAATGAGAGTATAAAAACTCGCTTAGAAAATGCTAAAAACGAGATGAAATACATAAAAGACTACGACCATATTATCGTAAATGATGATTTAGAGGCGGCTTATGAGAGCTTAAGGGCGATTTTTATCTCAATGCACTCAAAATGTGCAAACTTTGAGATAGAAGAGTTTTGCCAAAACTGGAATAATTAAATAAGGAGAAAAAATGGGATCATTTAGTATGGGACACTGGCTGATTGTTTTGGCTGTAATTGTGCTGCTTTTTGGAGCAAAAAAAATACCTGAGCTAGCAAAAGGCGTGGGTAAAGGCATAAAAAGCTTTAAAAAAGAAATGAGCGATGATGAACAAAATGAGCAAATCACAAAGACTGAAAACACCGCTCAAACAAACACTCAAACAAACACTCAAACAAACACTCAAGCAAATACTCAAACAAACACGAATAGCGAGCAAAAAGCCTAATGAAAAATATGCTAAAAGCTAGAATAGAAAGTATCTTAGGCTGCGACTTAAAAGCAAAGCTAGAACAGCCAAAAGACAAAAATCTAGCTCACTATGCAATGCCAGTTTTTGTGCTAGCAAAAGAGCTAAAAAAAGCCCCTCCGCAAATTGCTATTGAAATTGCCGAGAAATTGAATTCTAGCGCAAATGATGATTTTACCGCAGAGGCTGTGGGCGGATATGTAAACTTCAAACTTAATGCTGGTTTTTTAAATGACTTTGCTACTAAGGCTTTAAAAAATCCAGCTGATTTTGCCAAAATAAAGCAAGAAAAGCCTGAGAAATTCTACATAGAATATATAAGCGCAAATCCAACTGGGCCACTTCACATAGGACATGTGCGTGGGGCTGTGTATGGAGACGCTCTTGCGCGCACAGCAAAGCACCTTGGGCATGAGGTTCGCACTGAGTATTATATAAATGATGCTGGCAATCAAATAGACCTGCTAGGGCTTAGCATGGCACTAAGGGCAAAGGAGCTTGCTGGTGAGCCTGTAAGCTACCCTGAGAAATACTACAGAGGCGAGTATATAGACGAGCTAATACCTGTGATAAAAGAGCGTTATGGCGAGCAAATTTTTAGTGATGAGGCGCATCTAGCGCAGATTGCTAA
Coding sequences:
- the ilvD gene encoding dihydroxy-acid dehydratase, which gives rise to MKSDIVKKGYTKTPHRSLLRATGLKDEDFAKPFIGVANSFIEVIPGHFYLNEYAKIIKDEIRKNNCVPFEFNTIGVDDGIAMGHSGMLYSLPSREIIANSIETVMSAHALDALICIPNCDKIVPGMLMGALRVNVPTIFVSGGPMRAGVGKNGEALDLNSAFEAVGAYETGKIDESELHAIECACCPGGGSCSGMFTANSMNTLCEAMGIALSGNGTILALSPEREELLRAAARRICQIALDDKYKIKNIINARSIRNAMVVDMAMGGSSNTILHMLAISREADAPLGIAELNDISRAVPHITKVAPSEPSIHMQDVHAAGGLAAIIKEISEHDSSLLDLNAAVIEGGDMAGRIKNAKISDEKIIRRANNAHSQRGGLAILFGNLAEQGCVIKAAGIIGERKFKGKAICFNSQDEAIAGISTGKVQKGHVVVIRYEGPKGGPGMQEMLSPTSLIVGRGLGADVALITDGRFSGATRGLSIGHVSPEAAEGGLIGLLKDGDEIEIDVDSFSINALLSADEIAKRKSEWKYAGKEVTSKWLRQYQKLVTNASNGAILEA
- the fliR gene encoding flagellar biosynthetic protein FliR, translating into MEFLQYLSEGNVVTFFLLLLRMSGLVVFFPFFSHMQVPVVIKSAFAFVLTIFLLPFTPVVSTGLSLEYLVLESISELLFGLAAGAMLSICFAALSLAGEQISMVMGFSMANVMDPQTGVQSPLISNVLTLIVLTAFLIADGHHIILQFMAKSVSLLELGSFYPSQNIWSYASKSVVNMFLFGFIISFPILALSFMSDFIFGMLMKTMPQFNLLVVGFPIKIVVAFGVLIATIAAIVKLFVVLLTRVLNDLPFLFF
- a CDS encoding midas domain-containing protein; amino-acid sequence: MKVILLNQNPAVSRLVRLSIEKIGYKLEEYSNIAQLDEQNPADVFICDHELVDDSVDYTPFGKHIIFLVPRNFAKKLGKHTLEKPFLPTDFMDFVKRVATSGDDEAELQEPSSSDFSDTSAENFSSDINDLDLDSFGDFDTLADDDLTSQSDSTNKPSDESAKSDEGLSGSKLAQDLDEPSELDTKNLDDILGQLDFEDDESKQTSDESKEVAQITNVSKKSDEGLDTTLSESFVEGGEDDLIEDRIPAQLASSDVNEQDDLIEESIPENLADEKKEQLAQLSSMVDEIDNMDKQKSSAEESDDSLDMSDFKDLVGVSDKAETKEESTNEVAGLEEIAEDVAPADEIEELDEVVADEMSASSKLSQEEQVASLKEEMAKAEEKTAAVTDEGNEDIELSEAAGIAEASDEIVADEAANDDDSLDMTDFKELVGVSDDDIAETSDEISKISEVRDEISKVAEIAEASDEIVADEIASDDDSLDMTDFKDLVGVSDDDIAETSDEISKISEVKDEISKVAKIAEASDEVVADEVAKTSDEVASGDDEFAGISESDLARALGLDIAGLSSEQEKPKEQKNNADIEQAKSQISSQITETIGATLASSPALKEAIKGMKIKINISFEE
- the gmk gene encoding guanylate kinase — its product is MSRQILLISGPSGSGKSSLLSKLFAEFKDKLYFSISSTTRAARQGEKDGVNYHFISQEQFQADINAGLFLEWANVHGNLYGTSLRPVTHALNEGKVVVFDIDVQGYFLAKKQYPKEITAVFISTKNSSILASRLENRGSESNESIKTRLENAKNEMKYIKDYDHIIVNDDLEAAYESLRAIFISMHSKCANFEIEEFCQNWNN
- the tatA gene encoding twin-arginine translocase TatA/TatE family subunit, coding for MGSFSMGHWLIVLAVIVLLFGAKKIPELAKGVGKGIKSFKKEMSDDEQNEQITKTENTAQTNTQTNTQTNTQANTQTNTNSEQKA